The following DNA comes from Deltaproteobacteria bacterium.
CCTTTTCTTTAAAGCGACTTTGCCGTCATTCTGAAGAACCTTTACAGGTGGAATGTGTTCTGGCCCCCCATTCGCCTCATGAAGCCCCGATGACCACTGAAGCCTTTTGGGGCAGCGGCGTCCGACTTGAACCATTGGCCGTCTTGCGAAGTTTGAAAAAAACAGAATTCCGCTTTATTCCTCCAGACCTGCCTGCCCATCGGGCTAAAACCGGTCTCGGCAACTCCTGGTTGTTTCTTCTGGGCTATGGAGCAGACATACAAGGCCATGTTCGGACCGATGATTTTGATTTCAATGATCCTTTTTTCCGTCTCAGCCGATTTCATTCACTGTTCTCCAACAAGGCCCGGGTAACTGATCCGGTCGAATTCCTGAGCAGAATACACTACCGGGCCGTCAACTATAAGCGCCGGGCACCGACCCAGGCACTGGAGCGTCTCTCTCTGTTATCCAGGGCCTATCTGGCCATAGACACCTCCTGTTGGATGGAAAAAAATTGCGATTTCAAGCTGCAATGGTCTTATATGTCATCATGGCAGAAGCAAGCAATGCTCCCGATTCTTGATGCGGTACGGCATCTGCTCGGGGCCTTTCCAACCTGTGCCAAGCCCTTAGATCTTCCGGGACTGATCCTGTTCGACCGCCCAGATCGAGTTTGCAACTGGAGACATTTCTCTCGTTGGATCGAATTTATGGATGAGCTGTTTCCTGAAATGCAATTTCTGATGACCGTGGGAGACCAGGCACGCATTCTCTTCCCCGGCCGGCTGCTGACCAAACACTGCCAGATCCCGAAAAGACCTGAGCCGAAGGAGAAAAAGCCTGCAAGATTATCGAAAGGGACCATCCTGCTCCTGGACGTGGACAGCCGGTTGCCAAACCTGGCACTTATGAAATTAAGCCGATACTTCAAAGAACAGGGAAAACGCGTGGTCCTGGAGCGGCACAACGCATTCCGGAAAGGAGTTGAAGCCGTTTATGCCAGCGTTGTCTTCTATCGGCCCCTCTCACAGGCCCGTCTGAAAAAACTAAGGCAGTATTACGGAGATGCACTCCTGGCCGGCGGTTCAGGTGTTGATGTTCATAAGCGTCTTCCGGCGGAGGTGGAAAAACTGCCGGCAGATTACAGCCTCTATCCGGAATTGGGAGATTGTGCGATCGGTTTCCTTACCCGCGGCTGCCCTTTTCACTGCCCTTTTTGCATCGTTCCCGCCAAGGAAGGCAAGATCCGCCAAGTCGCCCGTCTGGACGAGCTTCTGCAGAAGGGCAGACAAAAACTGATCCTCCTGGATGACAATATCCTGGCGCACCCTGAGGCCGGTGCGTTGCTCGAAGAAATGGCTTCGCGCCGGTTGAAGGTCAACTTTAACCAAACCCTGGATTTGCGTCTGCTGGATCAGGAGAAAGCCCGGTTGTTAAAACGTGTCCATTGTTCCAATCTTAGATTTACCCGCCGGGTCTATCACTTCAGTTTGAACGATAACCGTAACCTGATTGAAATGGGTCAAAAATATCAACACCTTCATTTTACCGGCAAAGACAATGTCGAATTCATTTGTATGTACGGATTTAATACCACGCTGGCTGATGATTTGGAACGATTTCGATTTTTACGTTCCCTGCCGGGTGCCTATGTATTCATGCAGAAATACCAGCCTGTTCCAGGCGGCCCGCCTTCTCAGGTGACAGAATTTTTTGACGAAAGGGCGGACGAACGGATCGACGAACTGACCCGTATTATTTTTACTCAAAATATGAAAAGTATGGAGAAGTACTACCTCTGGGTCAGCAGGCAGTATGCCCAAACCTTCGGCAGACCCCATCAGGGGCTTGTGGA
Coding sequences within:
- a CDS encoding radical SAM protein, whose translation is MTTEAFWGSGVRLEPLAVLRSLKKTEFRFIPPDLPAHRAKTGLGNSWLFLLGYGADIQGHVRTDDFDFNDPFFRLSRFHSLFSNKARVTDPVEFLSRIHYRAVNYKRRAPTQALERLSLLSRAYLAIDTSCWMEKNCDFKLQWSYMSSWQKQAMLPILDAVRHLLGAFPTCAKPLDLPGLILFDRPDRVCNWRHFSRWIEFMDELFPEMQFLMTVGDQARILFPGRLLTKHCQIPKRPEPKEKKPARLSKGTILLLDVDSRLPNLALMKLSRYFKEQGKRVVLERHNAFRKGVEAVYASVVFYRPLSQARLKKLRQYYGDALLAGGSGVDVHKRLPAEVEKLPADYSLYPELGDCAIGFLTRGCPFHCPFCIVPAKEGKIRQVARLDELLQKGRQKLILLDDNILAHPEAGALLEEMASRRLKVNFNQTLDLRLLDQEKARLLKRVHCSNLRFTRRVYHFSLNDNRNLIEMGQKYQHLHFTGKDNVEFICMYGFNTTLADDLERFRFLRSLPGAYVFMQKYQPVPGGPPSQVTEFFDERADERIDELTRIIFTQNMKSMEKYYLWVSRQYAQTFGRPHQGLVDTIFRYNHRQERGRYLTTLAHS